A genomic region of Micromonospora sp. NBC_01796 contains the following coding sequences:
- a CDS encoding DUF2716 domain-containing protein gives METDEGYWTSFDQRFGFRPGMRSWPAIREPRPSVTLDLGPIFAGDHVQFAAGADVVNSLALVALVRALDRETGVVVLDWQHQPYRFWPHLFACQPDQQWLTPVFPNGDYYIFLAEDMSTGTFGHPWEQTLCVFGAPLVSALVPMLASWLPVKRSNRQ, from the coding sequence ATGGAGACCGATGAGGGGTACTGGACTTCCTTCGACCAGCGTTTCGGCTTCCGACCCGGCATGCGATCCTGGCCCGCGATCAGGGAGCCGCGACCTTCGGTCACCCTCGACCTCGGACCAATTTTCGCCGGCGACCATGTGCAGTTCGCTGCCGGTGCGGACGTGGTCAACAGCCTTGCCTTGGTGGCCCTGGTTCGGGCGCTGGACCGCGAAACCGGCGTAGTGGTGCTGGACTGGCAGCATCAACCGTACAGGTTTTGGCCCCACTTGTTCGCCTGCCAACCAGATCAGCAATGGCTTACACCCGTGTTCCCGAACGGCGACTACTACATCTTCCTCGCCGAGGATATGAGCACTGGCACATTCGGCCATCCATGGGAACAGACACTGTGCGTTTTCGGGGCACCATTGGTGTCCGCCCTCGTGCCGATGCTGGCGAGCTGGCTCCCGGTCAAGCGCAGCAACCGACAGTAG
- a CDS encoding VOC family protein, translating into MSDSIRLASVTLDCLDTELMATFYAEITGGTVTNLDEHWATVICPTGRMDFQRVVGYTPPMWPDPASSAQVHLEFYVEDRTAAELRVLKAGATKYEFQPNSEQCYVYADPAGHPFCLTTWVDMRPQTSGSGA; encoded by the coding sequence ATGTCCGACTCCATCCGGCTCGCCTCGGTCACTCTGGACTGTCTCGACACGGAGCTGATGGCGACCTTCTATGCCGAGATCACCGGTGGCACGGTTACCAATCTGGATGAGCACTGGGCCACGGTCATCTGCCCGACCGGCCGCATGGACTTCCAGCGGGTGGTCGGATACACGCCCCCGATGTGGCCTGACCCCGCATCGTCCGCCCAGGTACACCTTGAGTTCTATGTCGAAGACCGGACTGCCGCGGAATTGCGCGTGTTGAAGGCGGGAGCGACGAAGTACGAGTTCCAGCCCAACAGCGAGCAATGCTACGTGTACGCAGATCCGGCGGGTCACCCGTTTTGTCTCACGACATGGGTTGACATGAGGCCCCAGACGAGCGGGTCAGGCGCATAA
- a CDS encoding DUF1963 domain-containing protein, translating to MDHQGRFRGAALALGVPDDEISRFITYLRLSIRLSGGSGGVLVGQFGGLPRLPVDEDWPSGRVGQLPFIFSVDCAALPRVDGFGLPADGALLFFLDHENDYLAGGAADHEYARVVYVPAGTDTAVAEPLNPEIVGEQWDVSASLLAEFPNWFASNDDEDEDEDEDDLSPFQQQPARDLERDVPHLDELCALAHDLWPTDEGLASAYIGGYVDDEVITSIAEQTLAGREKAGEIVIPVAKWYSHVEEEKRRLTGEWVSLARFPVADEFYSGSLVIRHDDLAAGRLDKGFSVTEFSE from the coding sequence ATGGATCATCAGGGGCGGTTTCGTGGTGCGGCGCTAGCGTTGGGCGTACCGGACGACGAGATCAGCAGGTTCATCACGTACCTCCGGCTGTCGATCCGGTTGAGCGGGGGCTCCGGCGGAGTTCTGGTCGGACAGTTCGGTGGGTTGCCCCGGCTGCCGGTGGATGAGGACTGGCCGTCCGGTCGGGTCGGTCAGTTGCCGTTCATCTTTTCCGTCGACTGTGCGGCGCTGCCGAGGGTCGACGGCTTTGGCCTGCCGGCGGACGGCGCGCTGTTGTTCTTCCTGGACCACGAAAACGACTACCTGGCCGGTGGCGCCGCGGATCATGAGTACGCGCGAGTCGTGTACGTACCGGCCGGCACTGACACCGCAGTCGCAGAACCCCTCAACCCCGAGATCGTCGGGGAGCAGTGGGACGTGAGCGCCTCGCTCCTTGCGGAGTTCCCCAACTGGTTCGCGTCGAACGACGACGAGGATGAGGACGAGGACGAGGACGACCTGTCGCCCTTCCAGCAGCAACCGGCCCGTGACCTGGAGCGTGACGTGCCGCACCTGGACGAGCTCTGCGCTCTGGCCCACGATCTCTGGCCGACTGACGAAGGGCTCGCCAGCGCCTACATCGGCGGGTATGTCGACGACGAGGTGATCACGAGCATCGCGGAGCAGACCCTCGCGGGGCGCGAGAAGGCCGGCGAGATCGTCATTCCGGTGGCGAAATGGTATTCCCATGTGGAGGAGGAAAAGCGCCGGCTGACGGGTGAGTGGGTGTCGCTCGCCCGCTTTCCCGTGGCCGACGAGTTCTATTCCGGGAGTTTGGTGATCCGCCACGACGACCTGGCCGCCGGCCGACTGGACAAGGGGTTCTCCGTGACCGAGTTCAGCGAGTAG
- a CDS encoding VOC family protein: MTNERTVPLLPCASIDDIETFYGVLGFRTTYKQRKPNACVGVQREDLHLQFFEIAGFDPEQSYGSCLVLTADIEGLHRAFAAGMRVAYGKVLVSGTPRMTRPRARKNVDGLGGFSVIDPGGNWIRVFRDAATAPMPSATPAGRLAKALANAVVQADSRGSVGQAVRILDSALARPQADDDPVEQVEVLVYRAELAMVLHDPKTAAEMLARVQSVTLTGDESERAAPAFDNAADLAAALR; encoded by the coding sequence ATGACCAACGAGCGGACCGTTCCCCTGCTGCCGTGCGCATCCATTGACGACATCGAAACCTTCTACGGAGTTCTCGGCTTCCGCACCACCTACAAGCAGCGCAAGCCCAACGCGTGTGTGGGGGTGCAGCGGGAAGACCTGCATCTGCAGTTCTTCGAGATCGCCGGATTTGACCCGGAGCAGTCCTATGGCTCCTGTCTCGTACTCACCGCGGACATCGAGGGACTACACCGGGCATTCGCAGCCGGCATGCGCGTCGCGTACGGCAAGGTACTGGTGTCCGGAACCCCGCGGATGACCCGGCCCAGGGCGCGGAAGAACGTCGACGGGTTGGGCGGGTTCAGCGTCATCGACCCGGGTGGCAACTGGATCCGCGTCTTTCGGGACGCCGCCACCGCGCCCATGCCGTCCGCCACGCCTGCCGGACGGCTGGCCAAGGCCCTAGCGAATGCTGTCGTGCAGGCCGATTCCAGGGGAAGCGTCGGACAGGCCGTTCGGATCCTCGACAGCGCGTTGGCCCGCCCGCAAGCCGACGACGACCCGGTCGAGCAGGTAGAGGTCCTGGTCTACCGCGCCGAACTCGCGATGGTGCTGCACGATCCGAAGACTGCGGCCGAGATGCTGGCCCGCGTCCAGTCCGTCACGCTCACGGGAGACGAATCCGAAAGGGCGGCACCCGCCTTCGACAACGCCGCGGATCTCGCAGCAGCACTGCGGTGA
- a CDS encoding GNAT family N-acetyltransferase yields MPEQQPDLRPVAIPRVAVRHVVEADRPRFVKLFCDQGFMAFSDGVLSLNEAEERFDRMIARCAEVSFAKQAIVELSSGIVVGYTGVDWIDLDGHRWLEWGYRLVPAARGKGYATEATKALLTRAAVEYSGDLLAIIHPDNQPSQNVCQKLGFRYWKTARVNGELRNIYRMRLHAAGS; encoded by the coding sequence GTGCCTGAGCAGCAACCAGATCTTCGTCCTGTGGCAATACCGCGGGTCGCGGTCCGTCATGTCGTTGAGGCCGACCGACCGCGTTTCGTAAAGCTCTTCTGCGACCAGGGCTTCATGGCCTTCTCGGACGGTGTCCTGTCACTCAACGAGGCCGAGGAGCGGTTCGACCGGATGATCGCGCGATGTGCGGAGGTCTCGTTCGCCAAGCAGGCGATCGTTGAACTGTCGTCCGGCATTGTCGTCGGCTACACCGGAGTCGATTGGATCGATCTGGATGGTCACCGATGGCTGGAGTGGGGCTACAGACTCGTTCCAGCGGCTCGCGGCAAGGGTTACGCGACCGAGGCGACCAAGGCGCTCCTGACCAGAGCTGCCGTCGAGTACAGCGGCGACCTACTCGCGATCATCCACCCGGATAACCAGCCATCGCAGAACGTCTGCCAAAAGCTGGGCTTCCGGTACTGGAAGACGGCCAGAGTGAACGGGGAGCTGCGCAACATCTACAGGATGCGACTGCATGCGGCAGGGAGCTAG
- a CDS encoding MarR family winged helix-turn-helix transcriptional regulator, producing the protein MSITSAATLATLDRTGPRRITDLAVIEGVTQPAMTVLVRVMEESGLVERRGDPSDKRVTLVCLTGAGASYVRARRRAGVEAFARLIDELTREEVNALKAALPALLHLAELEDQDREGAKQ; encoded by the coding sequence ATGAGCATCACCTCCGCGGCCACCCTGGCCACCCTGGATCGGACCGGTCCGCGACGGATCACCGACCTCGCCGTGATCGAAGGCGTCACCCAGCCCGCGATGACTGTCCTGGTTCGGGTGATGGAGGAATCTGGGCTGGTCGAGCGGAGGGGCGACCCGTCCGACAAGCGGGTCACGCTGGTGTGTCTGACCGGGGCGGGCGCGTCCTATGTTCGGGCGCGCCGCCGGGCGGGCGTCGAGGCGTTTGCGCGATTGATCGACGAACTCACAAGGGAAGAAGTCAACGCCTTGAAGGCGGCCCTCCCAGCGCTGCTGCATCTGGCCGAGCTCGAAGACCAGGATCGCGAAGGGGCGAAGCAGTGA
- a CDS encoding MFS transporter, translating to MTLAEHSKARLLVPALMFIALVVAAVGSLGTPLITSVATTLHVSLDSAQWTLTIALLSGAVATPVLGRLGAGPHRRTTILATLAVVVAGSTLTVLPLPFAWLLAGRAAQGVGLGLTALMMGVARDHLPEGRSAAAIALISVVSIIGAGVGYPLAGLLAELGGVRAAYSLGLFVTAAAFLAAWRSIPKAPEGRSARVDVSTALVLAGGLFLVLFLASQRSLWSHHLRVTVVLAIGAVLLLCIWVASELRSKTPLVDLRAVRHPAVAGANVAMFVGGSGMYLLLTLITRYAQTPNSVGYGFGLTTFAAGLVLVPFSVLGFIAGKLTPRVRERIDAPLLLAGSAVVVGGGFVLFAAERSNLAELLTAMGVLGFGVGSFSAAMPGVILAVTPKSETSSAMSFNYVVRSVGYSLGSALGGLTLAAGTESGHLFPNDGAYTTAALIGIAAMAVTALTSLTLARQRQPEINQGTEPASVKSIRLPEERQAEQELHTQVRRGGNPIA from the coding sequence GTGACCCTCGCAGAGCATTCCAAGGCGCGCCTACTGGTCCCCGCCCTGATGTTCATAGCACTGGTCGTCGCGGCGGTCGGCAGTCTGGGGACGCCGCTCATCACCAGCGTGGCCACCACCTTGCACGTCTCGCTCGACAGTGCGCAGTGGACCTTGACTATCGCGCTGCTGAGCGGCGCCGTCGCTACGCCCGTCCTCGGCCGGCTCGGCGCCGGACCACACCGGCGGACCACGATTCTCGCCACGCTGGCGGTCGTTGTCGCTGGCAGCACGCTCACCGTGCTGCCGCTGCCCTTCGCCTGGCTGCTTGCCGGCAGGGCGGCTCAGGGCGTCGGGCTCGGATTGACGGCGCTGATGATGGGCGTAGCCCGTGACCATCTTCCCGAGGGGCGCAGCGCGGCTGCGATCGCCCTGATCTCGGTGGTCTCGATCATCGGGGCTGGCGTAGGTTACCCGCTCGCCGGTCTGCTCGCCGAACTCGGCGGTGTGCGAGCGGCCTACAGCCTCGGCCTGTTCGTCACCGCTGCCGCATTCCTGGCCGCGTGGCGCTCTATCCCCAAAGCTCCCGAAGGCCGCTCCGCTCGCGTGGACGTCTCGACCGCGCTCGTCCTGGCGGGGGGACTGTTCCTCGTCCTGTTCCTGGCAAGCCAGAGGAGCCTGTGGAGCCATCACCTCCGTGTGACGGTGGTCCTCGCCATCGGCGCTGTGCTCCTGCTCTGCATCTGGGTCGCCTCCGAATTGCGCAGCAAGACACCGCTGGTCGATCTCCGGGCCGTACGGCACCCAGCAGTCGCCGGGGCGAATGTCGCCATGTTCGTCGGCGGGAGCGGCATGTATCTGCTGCTCACCCTCATTACCCGGTACGCGCAGACACCGAACAGCGTCGGCTACGGATTCGGGCTGACCACCTTTGCCGCCGGGCTGGTCCTCGTCCCGTTCTCCGTGCTGGGCTTCATCGCCGGCAAGCTCACGCCCCGAGTCCGCGAACGGATCGACGCCCCCCTGCTCTTGGCCGGCAGCGCTGTCGTCGTCGGCGGTGGGTTCGTCCTGTTCGCGGCCGAACGGTCGAACCTAGCCGAACTGCTCACGGCCATGGGCGTGCTCGGCTTCGGCGTCGGCAGCTTCTCGGCTGCCATGCCCGGCGTCATCCTGGCCGTCACCCCCAAGAGCGAAACATCAAGCGCCATGAGCTTCAACTACGTCGTCCGCAGCGTCGGGTACTCCCTAGGCAGCGCTCTAGGCGGCCTGACCCTGGCCGCCGGCACCGAGAGCGGCCATCTCTTCCCAAACGACGGCGCCTACACCACGGCAGCGCTGATCGGCATCGCCGCGATGGCAGTCACGGCACTGACCAGCCTGACGCTCGCCCGCCAGCGCCAGCCCGAAATCAACCAGGGCACCGAACCAGCGTCAGTCAAGTCGATCCGATTACCGGAAGAGAGGCAAGCCGAACAAGAACTCCACACCCAGGTACGCCGAGGCGGCAACCCCATCGCCTGA
- a CDS encoding EthD family reductase, translated as MHKLVVLYPEPADPDHFRDYYVTHHLPLVTLMPGLLAWRYSFDVAATQGQAPYFAVFEAEFADTAAMTASRSSPEGRQVAADVANYATGGAVVIHYPVQDGTG; from the coding sequence ATGCACAAGTTGGTGGTCCTGTATCCCGAGCCCGCCGATCCCGACCACTTCCGCGACTACTACGTGACCCACCACCTCCCGCTGGTCACACTCATGCCCGGCCTGCTCGCCTGGCGCTACAGCTTCGACGTGGCAGCGACGCAGGGACAGGCGCCGTACTTCGCGGTCTTCGAAGCCGAGTTCGCTGACACTGCGGCAATGACCGCGTCGAGGTCGTCTCCGGAAGGCCGGCAGGTGGCCGCCGATGTCGCCAACTACGCCACCGGCGGTGCGGTCGTCATCCACTATCCCGTGCAGGACGGCACCGGCTGA
- a CDS encoding nuclear transport factor 2 family protein, translating to MSSPRETFLRLVNGVCDGPYEDLADLYAEQTHVTHPFHPLNPPPLRSRSELHEHFTAPPPVARTLNRQPVDVTIHETADPEVIVAEFAYQGRVAETGEAFTVPCVFVMRIRNGLIIESRDYIDHVASARAWGQLDSLLTALRPQQSATIESTARP from the coding sequence ATGAGCAGTCCACGTGAAACTTTCCTCCGACTGGTGAACGGCGTCTGCGATGGTCCGTATGAAGACTTGGCCGACCTGTACGCCGAACAAACCCATGTCACGCATCCGTTCCACCCGCTCAACCCGCCGCCGCTGCGTAGCCGAAGCGAACTGCACGAGCACTTCACCGCGCCGCCTCCGGTCGCCCGGACGCTGAACCGTCAGCCGGTCGACGTGACGATTCATGAGACCGCGGACCCGGAGGTGATTGTTGCCGAGTTTGCCTATCAGGGGCGGGTCGCCGAGACAGGTGAGGCATTCACGGTGCCATGCGTCTTCGTAATGCGTATCCGCAATGGGCTCATCATTGAGTCCCGCGACTACATTGACCACGTTGCCAGCGCGCGGGCCTGGGGTCAACTCGACAGCCTCTTGACCGCACTCCGTCCGCAACAAAGCGCCACCATTGAGAGCACGGCCCGACCCTGA
- a CDS encoding amidase, whose product MTEPLVPHRADRITDGTGQPQDLTVDRRWFMSRMAGLWAAAASAGAAGGTLFAATPGSAAPAPTAAGRSGPGTPKDWWDGAFARTIRPEALADPTELTISEAAAAFRRRLLKPVDLMDAYLDRINRYEARYQAFLWRRPDAELLDLARRTKIHSGSTALAGITTAEKDNYYTAGIPTTAMSPVYQGFVPAYDSTVHARLRTDGAIMIGKAAMGPLASGRARLPDGTATTYNAWTPDDIRYSPSGSSGGTATAVAARLATSGTGTQTGGSITSPSNAQNLTGLKPTFGRTSLYGIVPLTITHDHPGPLARDAMDAAIMLQSVAGPDPNDPRTLGLPEVPNYIRSAEVYYWKKRIRVRWETTLGYPPDYLTGANEETRPLREAMLAAMQTVGVIVREVPYPEGWSELTGTVTSTSGEGTNLFLPVLQQDVRLFADRLTGFLNGQFRSADSYLKAMEARYLLLKRTLDQFFGQCDVLLIGTAVDRIGLPMMAFPYGLGVDQTTGLTVPRGTTIAAPPFGEERLLAVVAAYQAVTDHHLRRPPDPSGPVGAGARVAAPYKVPADYDATEES is encoded by the coding sequence ATGACTGAGCCGCTGGTGCCCCACCGGGCCGACCGGATCACGGACGGCACCGGGCAACCGCAGGACCTCACCGTCGACCGGCGCTGGTTCATGTCCCGGATGGCCGGGCTCTGGGCCGCCGCGGCGTCCGCCGGAGCGGCCGGCGGGACGCTCTTCGCGGCCACCCCGGGCAGCGCGGCCCCGGCCCCGACCGCCGCCGGTCGCTCCGGACCGGGTACGCCGAAGGACTGGTGGGACGGCGCGTTCGCCCGGACGATCCGTCCCGAGGCGCTGGCCGACCCGACCGAGCTGACCATCAGCGAGGCGGCTGCCGCTTTCCGGCGCAGGCTGCTCAAGCCGGTGGACCTGATGGACGCCTACCTCGATCGGATCAACCGGTACGAGGCCAGGTACCAGGCGTTCCTTTGGCGCCGCCCGGACGCCGAACTGCTCGACCTGGCCCGCCGTACGAAGATCCACAGTGGATCGACGGCGCTCGCCGGGATCACCACCGCGGAGAAGGACAACTACTACACCGCGGGCATCCCCACCACCGCCATGTCCCCGGTCTACCAGGGATTCGTCCCGGCGTACGACTCGACGGTGCACGCCCGGCTCAGGACCGACGGCGCGATCATGATCGGCAAGGCGGCCATGGGTCCGCTCGCCTCCGGCCGAGCCCGGCTGCCCGACGGCACCGCCACCACGTACAACGCCTGGACACCCGACGACATCCGGTACAGCCCGAGCGGGTCGTCGGGCGGCACGGCAACCGCGGTCGCGGCCCGGCTCGCCACCTCCGGCACCGGGACCCAGACCGGCGGTTCGATCACCTCGCCCTCGAACGCGCAGAACCTGACCGGTCTCAAGCCGACCTTCGGTCGGACCTCCCTGTACGGCATCGTGCCGCTGACCATCACCCACGACCACCCGGGGCCGCTGGCCCGAGACGCCATGGACGCCGCGATCATGCTCCAGTCGGTGGCGGGTCCGGACCCCAACGACCCCCGTACGCTCGGCCTGCCTGAGGTGCCGAACTACATCAGGTCGGCCGAGGTCTACTACTGGAAGAAGCGGATCCGGGTCCGGTGGGAGACCACCCTCGGCTACCCGCCGGACTACCTCACCGGCGCCAACGAGGAGACCAGGCCGCTGCGCGAGGCCATGCTGGCCGCAATGCAGACGGTCGGCGTGATCGTACGGGAGGTGCCGTACCCGGAGGGCTGGAGCGAACTGACCGGGACGGTGACCAGCACCTCCGGCGAGGGCACCAACCTCTTCCTGCCGGTCCTGCAACAAGACGTGCGGCTGTTCGCCGATCGTCTCACCGGTTTCCTCAACGGCCAGTTCCGCAGTGCGGACAGCTACCTCAAGGCGATGGAGGCGCGTTACCTCCTGCTCAAGCGCACCCTCGACCAGTTCTTCGGCCAGTGCGACGTACTGCTGATCGGGACGGCGGTGGACCGGATCGGACTGCCGATGATGGCGTTCCCCTACGGCCTGGGTGTCGACCAGACGACCGGGCTGACCGTGCCGAGGGGCACGACCATCGCGGCGCCGCCGTTCGGGGAGGAGCGGCTGCTCGCCGTCGTGGCGGCGTACCAGGCGGTCACGGACCACCACCTGCGACGGCCACCGGATCCGTCCGGACCGGTCGGTGCCGGGGCGCGGGTCGCCGCGCCGTACAAGGTGCCCGCCGACTACGACGCCACCGAGGAAAGCTGA
- a CDS encoding putative quinol monooxygenase, producing MIFITAKFRVLPEHADRWPEIAADFTSATRGEAGCLWFDWSRSLDDPTEYVLVEAFRDGDAGGAHVQSEHFRQAQRTLPQYLAETPRIVNATVPQDDWSLLGELAVPER from the coding sequence ATGATCTTCATTACCGCGAAGTTCCGGGTGCTGCCGGAGCACGCCGACCGGTGGCCCGAGATCGCCGCCGACTTCACCTCGGCGACCCGTGGCGAGGCGGGCTGCCTCTGGTTCGACTGGTCCCGCAGCCTCGACGACCCGACCGAGTACGTCCTGGTCGAGGCATTCCGTGACGGCGACGCCGGTGGGGCGCACGTACAGTCCGAGCACTTCCGTCAGGCGCAGCGGACGCTGCCGCAGTATCTGGCCGAGACGCCCCGGATCGTCAACGCCACCGTCCCGCAGGACGACTGGTCGCTGCTGGGGGAACTCGCCGTACCGGAGCGCTGA
- a CDS encoding SRPBCC family protein encodes MVGGPVTETWAGPDGNPVHTRGAVTALVANELLRLRWADEGWDDSTEVEFRLLAGDHGTVVHVREHGLDRHPDGARLTDEHRAGWRTHLSNLRRCVEARSGR; translated from the coding sequence GTGGTCGGCGGCCCGGTGACGGAAACCTGGGCCGGGCCGGACGGGAATCCGGTTCACACCCGGGGTGCGGTGACCGCGTTGGTCGCCAACGAACTGCTGCGCCTGCGCTGGGCCGACGAGGGGTGGGACGACTCCACCGAGGTTGAGTTCCGCCTCCTCGCCGGCGATCACGGCACGGTGGTCCACGTACGGGAGCACGGGCTCGACCGGCATCCGGACGGCGCCCGACTCACCGACGAACACCGGGCCGGCTGGCGCACGCACCTGAGCAACCTCCGCCGCTGCGTGGAGGCACGCTCCGGTCGATAG
- a CDS encoding IlvD/Edd family dehydratase, with protein sequence MSGQRSAQWYGGTDRNAYIHRAWMRRGLPAHAFDGRPHIAIANTASDLTPCNSHLDEVAESVKQGVYEAGGIPLNLPVVSLGETQVRPTAMLWRNMAAMATEEMLRANPIDGVVLLGGCDKTIPSLLMAAASVDLPAVVVPGGPMLTGTFRGVPLGCGTDVWKLSEEVRAGTLSEEQFLRSESSMIRSRGHCNTMGTASTMALVAEALGTTIPGFAGTPAPDSRLLERAHDTGRLAVELVAEQRRPSDLLTRGSFLNAIVALAAIGGSTNAVVHLLAIAGRLGIELTQDDFDRTGGGVPLLVDLQPAGRFLMDDLYRAGGLLAVLREVRDLLDPDALTVTGRPLVDYLDEAQIWDHEVIRVRDQPLLPRAGIAVLYGNLAPSGAIIKPAAASPHLLRHRGRAVVFDSIEDLHARIDDPDLDVDADSVLVLRGCGPRGYPGMPEVANLPLPTKLLRAGVRDMVRICDGRMSGTAYGTVVLHVAPEAAVGGPLARLRTGDVVVLDVEARRLDVDLPEGEWESRPPDAATVRAYANPKRGWERLYVNTVQQANTGADLDFLIGSSGDEVARESH encoded by the coding sequence ATGTCGGGGCAGCGCAGCGCGCAGTGGTACGGCGGAACCGACCGCAACGCCTACATCCACCGCGCCTGGATGCGCCGTGGCCTGCCCGCGCACGCCTTCGACGGCCGTCCGCACATCGCGATCGCGAATACCGCCTCGGACCTCACCCCGTGCAACAGTCACCTCGACGAGGTGGCCGAGAGCGTCAAACAGGGCGTGTACGAAGCCGGCGGCATCCCGCTGAACCTCCCCGTCGTGTCGCTCGGCGAGACACAGGTACGCCCGACCGCGATGCTCTGGCGCAACATGGCCGCGATGGCGACCGAGGAGATGCTGCGGGCCAACCCGATCGACGGCGTCGTGCTGCTCGGCGGCTGTGACAAGACGATCCCGTCCCTGCTGATGGCCGCCGCCTCGGTCGACCTGCCCGCCGTGGTGGTCCCCGGTGGCCCGATGCTGACCGGGACCTTCCGGGGTGTGCCGCTGGGCTGCGGCACCGACGTGTGGAAGCTCTCCGAGGAGGTCCGCGCGGGCACCCTGTCCGAGGAACAGTTCCTCAGGTCCGAGTCGTCCATGATCCGCAGTCGCGGGCACTGCAACACGATGGGCACCGCGTCCACCATGGCGCTGGTCGCCGAGGCCCTCGGCACCACCATTCCCGGATTCGCCGGCACCCCGGCCCCGGACAGCCGCCTGCTCGAACGGGCGCACGACACCGGCCGGCTCGCCGTCGAGCTGGTCGCCGAGCAACGCCGCCCGAGCGACCTGCTCACCCGTGGCTCGTTCCTGAACGCGATCGTCGCACTCGCCGCCATCGGTGGATCGACCAACGCGGTCGTGCACCTGCTCGCCATCGCCGGCCGGCTCGGGATCGAGCTGACCCAGGACGACTTCGACCGTACCGGTGGGGGTGTGCCGTTGCTGGTCGACCTCCAGCCGGCGGGCCGGTTCCTGATGGACGACCTGTACCGCGCGGGTGGGCTGCTCGCCGTGCTGCGCGAGGTCCGCGACCTGCTCGACCCGGACGCGCTCACGGTGACCGGTCGCCCGCTGGTCGACTACCTCGACGAGGCCCAGATCTGGGACCACGAGGTCATTCGGGTACGCGACCAGCCGCTGCTCCCGCGCGCCGGGATCGCGGTGCTCTACGGCAACCTGGCCCCGTCCGGCGCGATCATCAAACCCGCGGCGGCATCACCGCACCTGCTGCGCCACCGTGGCCGGGCGGTGGTCTTCGACTCCATCGAGGACCTGCACGCCCGGATCGACGATCCGGATCTCGACGTCGACGCGGACTCCGTGCTGGTCCTGCGCGGGTGTGGACCGCGCGGTTATCCGGGCATGCCCGAGGTGGCGAACCTGCCCCTGCCGACCAAACTGCTGCGGGCCGGCGTCCGCGACATGGTACGGATCTGCGACGGCCGGATGAGCGGCACCGCGTACGGCACGGTGGTGCTGCACGTCGCGCCGGAGGCGGCGGTCGGTGGTCCGCTGGCGCGGTTGCGTACCGGTGATGTTGTCGTGCTCGACGTCGAAGCCCGCCGCCTGGACGTCGACCTGCCCGAGGGGGAGTGGGAGTCGCGCCCGCCGGACGCGGCAACGGTACGGGCGTACGCGAACCCGAAGCGCGGCTGGGAACGGCTCTACGTCAACACCGTCCAGCAGGCCAACACCGGTGCCGACCTCGACTTCCTGATCGGGTCCAGCGGCGACGAGGTAGCCCGCGAGTCCCACTGA
- a CDS encoding IclR family transcriptional regulator, whose product MAEATARSGTAERPAEGPLVGSDRVLAVLAELARHPDGIALDDLARTVASPKPTVHRALAALRRAGFATQDDRRQYVLGDEFIRLAFANHEARLDHLRVVPILRELSARHGETAHYAVLDGRSVVYRSKIDPPSGAVRLTSTVGGRNPAHSTALGKLLLAHHLPDDNAVRAWAGSTHLEPRTERTRTAVADLCAELALTRQRGYGVEDQENEPGVSCLALPLFLSSPTEPSGAVSISALTYRTPLRDLVEDLPAIRAIVERGGRTG is encoded by the coding sequence GTGGCCGAGGCTACCGCAAGATCCGGTACGGCGGAACGGCCCGCCGAGGGTCCGCTCGTCGGCTCCGACCGGGTCCTCGCCGTCCTCGCCGAACTGGCCCGGCACCCCGACGGCATCGCACTGGACGACCTCGCGCGTACCGTGGCCAGCCCCAAACCCACCGTGCACCGGGCACTGGCCGCGCTGCGCCGAGCCGGTTTCGCCACCCAGGACGACCGCCGGCAGTACGTGCTGGGCGACGAATTCATCCGCCTCGCCTTCGCCAACCATGAGGCCCGGCTGGACCACCTCCGGGTCGTCCCCATTCTGCGCGAGCTGTCCGCCCGGCACGGCGAGACCGCGCACTACGCCGTACTCGACGGGCGGTCGGTGGTGTACCGGTCGAAGATCGATCCGCCGAGCGGTGCCGTCCGGCTCACCTCCACCGTCGGCGGGCGCAATCCCGCCCACAGCACCGCACTGGGCAAGCTGCTCCTGGCCCACCACCTCCCCGACGACAACGCCGTACGCGCCTGGGCCGGCTCGACGCACCTCGAACCCCGCACCGAGCGGACCCGGACGGCGGTGGCCGACCTCTGCGCCGAACTGGCCCTGACCAGACAACGCGGGTACGGCGTCGAGGACCAGGAGAACGAGCCCGGCGTGAGCTGCCTGGCACTCCCCCTGTTCCTCTCCTCGCCGACCGAACCCAGCGGTGCGGTCAGCATCAGCGCGCTGACGTACCGGACCCCGTTGCGGGACCTGGTCGAGGATCTGCCGGCGATCCGGGCCATCGTCGAACGGGGAGGGCGGACGGGGTGA